From one Prochlorococcus marinus str. MIT 0912 genomic stretch:
- a CDS encoding homoserine dehydrogenase, which translates to MKKVGIGLLGLGTVGQGVANIINQPKDRHPLVGELELIGIAVRNINKKRDISINDSILTTNPKEIVNNPNIQIVVEVMGGIEPAKSLIIQALRAGKSVVTANKAVIARHGEEISNEAKAAGVYVLIEAAVGGGIPIIEPLKQSLGGNQITKVSGIINGTTNYILSRMDKEGVDYAEVLKDAQALGYAESDPAADVEGSDAADKIAILSGLAFGGAINRAEIPTTGINLLQAIDVNYARKLGYGIKLLAISEKDKTQSPPPKSQPLSIWVEPTLVPEENPLAGVSGVNNAILVEGNPIGQVMFFGPGAGSGPTASAVVADILNIAGILSTNEDKISNLDPLLSAKSWRSCHVSKKEQITKKNYIRLIAEDSPGVIGEIGTIFGQKKISIESIVQFDATDKEAEIVVITHKIRQGELEEALIDIKKMSQVKRIAATMGCL; encoded by the coding sequence ATGAAAAAAGTTGGAATCGGTTTACTTGGCCTAGGGACTGTTGGTCAGGGTGTTGCAAATATCATTAATCAACCAAAAGATAGACATCCTTTGGTTGGAGAACTTGAACTTATTGGTATTGCAGTCAGAAATATCAACAAGAAAAGAGATATATCTATCAATGATTCAATACTTACGACAAACCCAAAGGAAATAGTAAATAATCCCAATATTCAAATAGTTGTTGAAGTAATGGGCGGTATAGAACCAGCAAAATCATTAATTATCCAAGCCCTTAGAGCAGGCAAATCTGTTGTTACTGCTAATAAAGCAGTAATTGCAAGACATGGTGAAGAAATCTCAAATGAGGCGAAGGCCGCTGGGGTTTATGTCCTCATTGAAGCAGCAGTAGGAGGAGGGATTCCAATAATTGAGCCTTTAAAACAATCTTTAGGAGGTAATCAGATAACCAAAGTAAGCGGCATTATCAATGGAACAACTAATTACATACTCTCCAGAATGGATAAAGAGGGAGTTGACTATGCTGAAGTTTTAAAAGATGCCCAAGCGCTTGGATATGCAGAAAGTGATCCTGCGGCTGATGTAGAGGGATCAGACGCAGCTGACAAAATTGCAATTCTTAGTGGCCTTGCTTTTGGTGGAGCAATTAATCGAGCTGAAATCCCAACTACTGGCATAAACCTACTACAAGCCATAGATGTTAATTACGCTAGAAAGTTAGGTTATGGAATTAAGCTTTTGGCAATATCAGAGAAAGACAAAACTCAATCACCTCCTCCAAAGAGTCAACCATTATCTATTTGGGTTGAGCCCACATTGGTTCCAGAAGAAAATCCATTAGCAGGCGTAAGTGGAGTAAACAATGCAATACTTGTAGAAGGAAATCCTATTGGCCAAGTAATGTTTTTTGGGCCAGGTGCTGGATCCGGTCCAACAGCCTCAGCTGTAGTTGCAGACATACTTAACATCGCAGGTATTCTTTCTACAAATGAAGACAAAATATCCAACCTAGACCCACTTCTATCTGCAAAAAGTTGGAGAAGTTGTCACGTTTCAAAAAAGGAACAAATAACTAAAAAGAATTACATACGGCTAATCGCCGAAGATAGTCCAGGCGTAATTGGGGAAATAGGCACTATTTTTGGACAGAAAAAAATATCTATTGAATCAATTGTTCAATTTGACGCAACAGATAAAGAAGCTGAGATAGTAGTTATTACTCACAAAATCAGGCAAGGAGAACTTGAAGAGGCTCTAATAGATATAAAAAAAATGTCACAAGTTAAAAGAATTGCAGCAACCATGGGTTGCCTTTAG